TTTCTTTACCTCTCCTGGCCCTGTTTCTGGACATAAAAACGGTCATCCCGTTAATCAGCCTTTTTGCCTTGGTCATCAATACCATCATTATTTACAAGATGCACAAACATCTGCGTTGGAAAGACCTCTACCCTCTACTTTTAGCCACTATTTTTGGTATCCCCACGGGAGTGTATATCCTAAAAATAGTATCACCGCAGATTTTACAGGTTGCATTGGGGGTTATGCTGATCCTCTTTGCCGGCTATGCCCTGTTTATACAGCTACCTCAAAAACGTCTTTCATCCGAGTGGGCTTGGCTGACAGGCTTCACTGCCGGGTGCCTGGGAGGCAGTCTTGGTGCAAATGGACCTCCCATAATCATTTATACCGCTATTCAACCCTGGACCAAAGATAAAATAAAGTCCACTCTGGCTGGATATTTTTTTGTAGCCGGTATAGGCATCTCCTCCACACATGCCCTAACCGGATTGATCACTCCCCTGGTCCTAAAACTTTTTTTTCTTGGAATAATTTTTCTCATCATGGGAGTGATGACAGGAATGTCCTGCTATAAACGCCTT
This region of Desulfovulcanus ferrireducens genomic DNA includes:
- a CDS encoding sulfite exporter TauE/SafE family protein — protein: MNIVLPLALITFFAGFTQGLSGFGSILVSLPLLALFLDIKTVIPLISLFALVINTIIIYKMHKHLRWKDLYPLLLATIFGIPTGVYILKIVSPQILQVALGVMLILFAGYALFIQLPQKRLSSEWAWLTGFTAGCLGGSLGANGPPIIIYTAIQPWTKDKIKSTLAGYFFVAGIGISSTHALTGLITPLVLKLFFLGIIFLIMGVMTGMSCYKRLSEQKYRQFISVLILILGLVMLSKGVTS